TAAAGGTGTTAAGATTTCCGGTCGCAATGTCTTGCCCTATGAGTCAACGACTGAATTTGTTGCGACATTAGCAGCATTTGAACCTTAGTCAATCCAATTCGGAAGTACTGAGAGGGAGCATTTATGCATATTCATCATCTTAATTGCGGTTGTATGTGTCCGTTGGGCGGAGCGCTATTTGACGGCTTCAGTCGGGGTCTGAGTGCTTGTCTCGTCTGCCATTGCCTGCTAGTCGAGACAGAACAGGGACTTGTCTTGATTGACACAGGCTTTGGTCAGCGCGATCTTGAAGCGCCTTACTCGCGACTTAGCCCATTCTTCATTCAAGTTAATAACATTCAATTCGATCGCAAATATACAGCGCTCCACCAGCTCGAACAACTCGGTTTTAGTGCAAATGACGTGCGCCATATTGTCGTAACCCATCTCGATTTCGACCATGCTGGCGGTTTAGAAGATTTTCCCGAAGCAACCGTACATGTGATGCAGGCTGAGATTGAGGCTACCCAGTCAAGGCGCGGTTTCATTGCCAGCCGACGCTATCGTCCCAATCAGTGGGATGAGGTCAAAAGCTGGAAGTATTATTCTGCTGGGGGTGAACCTTGGTTTGGCTTTGAGGCAGTGCGTAACCTTGAGGGACTACCACCAGAAATCCTGATGATTCCGCTCGTCGGTCACACCCGGGGTCATGCTGGGATTGCGATCGACACCCCCGAAGGCTGGCTGCTTCATGCAGGCGATGCCTACTTTTATCGACACGAGATGGGTTCGCCCCAGCGTCGCTGCACGCCTGGTCTGCGCGCCTACCAGTGGATGATGGAAGTCGATCGCCAAGCTCGAATCTACAACCAACAACGGTTACACGCACTGTCGCTCGATCGCAGCAAAGACGTGCGCCTCTTTTGCAGTCACGACGCTGTTGAGTTTGAGACATTCGCCAAGCGATCGAATAATTGAGCCAGACAATTTCAATCACAAATCATCCGTGACTTTGCTCGATCAGATCGTCTAGTTCTGCCTGCATGTGGCTGCAAACCCTTTGGTAGCAAGCATCTACATAGTCGCGATCGCGTGCGGCGCTACGACCGTAACGCTCGAATACAACTGGCGCGCAGACGCGAGTATGAATCTGAACGGGGAAGGGAAAATTGGGAATTGGACCGATTCCCACACCCCAAGGTAGCCCCAGAAAAATTGGAAACACACCTGTATTCCCATCGAGTGACCAGGGAAAACCCCACTCCTGTAGCTGCTTCACCTGCGAGTAAAGATCGGTCAAGATAATGAGAGTTTCATGAGCGCCGCGGGAGACAAGCGGTACAATTGGTGCTGATTCGATCAGAGCTAACTTAATAAACGCCTTATTATTTGCTAGATGAATTTGGTTCCGCATTGCATAGGGACGAAACAAATCTTCTGCCCCGCCTGGGTAAACAAGTAGTGCTGCATCCTTTGAGAGTGCCGCACGAGCCATTTTTGGATGAGCTATAATTGCTCCAACCTGCGAACCTGGTCGAGCGAAAATCGGCGTTTGCCAAGCAGAGGGATGCATTAAGGCGTAGGCTAATCGTTCGTAGCCAAACCGACTAAACCAGTCATACAAAAACATTGATGTATCTGGGGAAGCCAAACCCCCATTATGAGAACCAACCAGCAACACCTTACCTGTTGATGGGATATGATGCCAGCCATCGGTTTGAACTTGGAAATAGTTATGGTAAAACCATTTCCAGATCGGCATCCAAGCTTTTATCGCTTCAGGGTTGCGTTCTGATAAAGACCAACCATCGAATCTAGGCTTAGAAGT
This window of the Chroococcidiopsis thermalis PCC 7203 genome carries:
- a CDS encoding MBL fold metallo-hydrolase, with product MHIHHLNCGCMCPLGGALFDGFSRGLSACLVCHCLLVETEQGLVLIDTGFGQRDLEAPYSRLSPFFIQVNNIQFDRKYTALHQLEQLGFSANDVRHIVVTHLDFDHAGGLEDFPEATVHVMQAEIEATQSRRGFIASRRYRPNQWDEVKSWKYYSAGGEPWFGFEAVRNLEGLPPEILMIPLVGHTRGHAGIAIDTPEGWLLHAGDAYFYRHEMGSPQRRCTPGLRAYQWMMEVDRQARIYNQQRLHALSLDRSKDVRLFCSHDAVEFETFAKRSNN